In Haematobia irritans isolate KBUSLIRL chromosome 1, ASM5000362v1, whole genome shotgun sequence, a genomic segment contains:
- the LOC142220597 gene encoding uncharacterized protein LOC142220597 — MSPLKHAILILLLTSLVTARKVKRKGVYGNIHHRPLQPPSEPSGLSEPYQFEEVRYDEFAAKRHHNLNNRQTHASHYEAVQYDPEHYGGGDHVSVSSGGSYLVDNGLRSIAKGSADQANSAVASQNAAGKQAAYIAKSTLAQAAVQAAGTAVAVLKGKEVLLHRLEEQSAEAHKAMQSELTQLQQAKRSAKAAQYSAQQALQHVSVLTAALNNAQAASELAQKSASEAAAELASQIDMVAQAKAKLEQVESQLYTARLDYEETRDAAEKATHSAQEAQLNANDAGLHANVELSEASASVAVLPIGIHDKSDNESSASNHNIAKRRPNNEQTNNHKTQQQQQQQGQGQSKQK, encoded by the exons ATGTCACCATTAAAACATGCAATACTGATCCTTTTGTTGA CGTCATTGGTTACGGCTCGCAAAGTCAAAAGGAAGGGTGTTTATGGTAATATACACCATCGTCCATTACAACCCCCTTCAGAACCATCAGGTCTCTCAGAACCATATCAATTCGAAGAGGTACGTTATGATGAATTTGCTGCTAAACGTCACCATAATCTCAATAATCGTCAGACTCATGCATCACACTATGAGGCTGTACAATATGATCCGGAACATTATGGCGGTGGTGATCATGTGAGTGTATCATCTGGGGGTTCATATCTGGTAGATAATGGTTTACGAAGCATAGCCAAAGGTTCTGCTGATCAAGCGAATTCTGCTGTGGCCTCACAAAATGCTGCTGGCAAACAAGCTGCTTATATAGCAAAAAGTACTTTAGCTCAGGCTGCAGTACAAGCTGCTGGTACAGCAGTTGCAGTTTTAAAGGGTAAAGAAGTACTTTTACATcgtttggaggagcaaagtgcCGAAGCGCATAAGGCAATGCAAAGTGAACTAACACAACTACAGCAAGCAAAGAGATCGGCCAAAGCTGCTCAATATTCTGCTCAACAGGCTCTACAACATGTTTCGGTACTAACAGCAGCCTTAAATAATGCCCAGGCTGCTTCGGAATTAGCTCAAAAATCTGCCTCTGAGGCAGCCGCTGAATTGGCATCACAAATCGATATGGTGGCCCAGGCTAAGGCAAAATTGGAACAAGTTGAATCACAACTTTATACAGCACGTTTGGATTATGAGGAGACTAGAGATGCTGCAGAGAAAGCTACACATTCTGCTCAAGAAGCTCAACTTAATGCCAATGATGCTGGTCTTCATGCTAATGTGGAGCTAAGTGAAGCTTCAGCTTCGGTTGCTGTATTACCCATAGGGATACATGATAAGAGTGATAATGAAAGTAGTGCTAGCAATCATAATATTGCCAAAAGGAGACCCAATAATGAGCAAACGAATAATCATAAAacccaacagcagcaacaacaacaggggCAAGGCCAATCGAAACAAAAGTGA